The following is a genomic window from Sphingobacterium spiritivorum.
ATAAAGAAAGCCGCCCTGAGATCCAGGACGGCTTTCTTTGTTAATGATTTTAAAGACAAGTGTGTCTTATATAGTTTATACGATTTCGTCTGAATATACATACCGTATTTCTTCCCGAAGATTGTAATGCGAAGACATCACTTCTCCGTAAGCACCGGCTGTTCGTATCGCAATGAGATCACCTCTTTTGCTTACAGGTAACGGAACTTCCTTACCGAAACAATCTGAACTCTCACAGATTGGCCCTACAACATCATAGTTGATCTCCTCCTGATCGGACTCTCCTACTCTTTCGATCTTATGATACGCCTGATATAGTGCCGGACGCATCAGTTCTGTCATGCCTGCATCAAGAATAAGAAAATTTTTCTTGATGCCACTCTTTGTATACAAGACACGACTTAGCAGACTGCCACATTGTGCGACTAATGCCCGCCCTAATTCAAAATGAACTTCCTGATGCGAATTACGCTCTAAAAATCTGTCAAAAATATCAAAGTAAGCCTCAAAATCCGTTACAGGATTACCATCAGGATCTTTATAATCGACACCCAGTCCGCCACCAACATTTAATACTTTGATCGTAGTACCTCTCTCCTCAAACCAGTTCTTCCATTCATTGACCTTCACACAAAGGCTTTTAAATACATTCAGATCTACGATCTGCGAACCGATATGAAAGTGTAATCCAACCAGATTAAGATGCTTTGACTCCCTTAGTATAGCAGCAGATTTTTCAAGCTCAGAATTAGGGATACCAAATTTATTTTCATCCAGTCCAGTTGTGATATAATGATGTGTCTGTGCATCCACATTCGGATTTATTCTCAGGGATACATTTGCGATCTGTCCTGTCTCCCCTGCCAAAGCATTGATGACCTCCATCTCTTCAATAGATTCTACATTGAACGCAAATATCTCATGTGCCAATGCATAACGAATCTCTTTATCCGATTTACCAACACCGGCAAACGTAATTTTATCCGCTTTAAAGCCCGTTTCAATAGATTTTTTCACTTCATTACCACTTACACAATCAGCTCCGAAACCTTTAGCCTGAATAAGCTGAAGAATACGGTCATTGAAATTAGCTTTTAAGGCATAATGTACGTGAAATCCTCTTTTACCTGCCGCTGCAGCACACGCATCCAGTGTGCGCTCCAGCAAACTCATATCATAGTAATAAAATGGCGTCTCCTGATGCTCGAAAGAAGCCAGCTGTTTCGTACTGAACATATGGAAATTAAAATAAACGGTTGTGTAATGATCGTAATGCCTCAGTTTTGTATTCGGAATCCATCAGAATCGAAACGTTATAGTCCGAACCACCATAAGAAATCATACGAATAGGAAGATGCTTTACAGCATCCAGTACACGTGCTGCATATCCATGTGTATTCTGACCAAAGTCACCAACCACACATACGATAGTCTGATTTTCATCTGCCGATACCGTTCCGAAATCTTCTACTTCTTTAATAATATCTGCCAGATGCGTTGTATCGTCAATAGAAAGAGACACCGCTACCTCCGATGTGGTAATCATATCTATAGGAGTCTTGTATCTTTCAAATATCTCAAATACTTTACGTAAGAAACCATATGCCAGCAACATTCTGGATGAATGAATATGAATAGCGGTGATATTATCTTTTGCAGCAATAGCGCGGATAATACCTTTCTGTGCACCATCTTTACTGATCAGTGTACCGGCAGCTTTAGGATCCATTGTATTCAATACCCGCACAGGTACATTATATTTCTGAGCAGGAAATACAGATTGCGGATGTAAGATCTTTGCTCCGAAATAAGCCAGCTCAGCAGCTTCATTGAAACTAAGATGTGCTATAGGTGTAGTATTTTTTACGACGCGTGGATCATTATTGTGCATACCGTCTATATCCGTCCATATCTGTACTTCGTCCGCCTGAATAGCAGCACCAATCAGCGATGCAGTGTAGTCAGATCCTCCTCTGCGTAGGTTATCGATCTCACCGAACGAGTTGCGACAAATGAATCCCTGCGTAATAAACAGTGTATTGTCCGGGTATTTAGCAAGTAATGCATTTAATTTTTCGCCGATATAACTGACCATAGGTTCGTTATCTTCATCGATTTTCATAAAATCCAATGCCGGCAACAGCACTGAAGGTACACCGATCTCATTCAGGTGAAAGTGAAACAAAGCAGTAGAGATCAGTTCCCCCTGAGCAAGGACCACTTTTTCCTCTATCGGCGTAAAGTGCTCGTTAGAAAGAGAACCAATAAAATCAAAATGATAATCAATAAGATCTTTACCGTTTTTGTATCCCTGATCTGTTGTGAAAAGTTCCTTAATCAGTGACTCATACTTATCCTTATGCTGCTTGATCAGTTGCTTGGCCTCGTCCTTCTTACCTACCAGATAAGCCTGACTGATTTCGACTAAAGCATTTGTTGTTCCTGCTACAGCAGACAACACTACGATCTGACGTTCAGAAGGGTTTACAATCTCTAACAACCCTTTGATACGTGCAGCACTTCCGACAGATGTGCCTCCAAATTTTAGAATTTTCATATTTTAAAAAAAATGTATAAAACAGTTTTATGTTTTGCGCGGTGAATATACAAAAAAAGTAATGCTATTAAACAAAAACGGCACAAAGTGTAAACTTACGCTTTGTGCCGTAAATTATGATTTACAACAATTACTTCTTCAGCTGTTGAATAATTAAAGTAGCAAGTTCTTCACCTATGCGTTCCTGAGCCTCATTTGTAGCCGCTCCGATGTGCGGTGTCAATGAAATTTTTGCATGCTGAAGGATTCCCGCACGAGGAGCCGGTTCATCATCAAAAACATCCAGTGCAGCAAAAGAAACTTTTCCTGAATCCAGTGCTTCAATTAATGCAAGCTCATCAATCACACCACCACGAGATGCATTGACTAACGCTACTCCGTCTTTCAACAATGCAAACTCTTCTTTGCCGATTACCGGCCTGTCTGTAAACGGAACATGTAGGGAGATAAAATCAGAAACACTGAAAAGCTCCTGCAGACCGACTTGTTTCACCGGTACTTCTACCTTGATACCTCCTGAGAGCGAAAGCTCCAGAGATGCCGGCCCATCATACAGATCAGAAAAAACAACATCCATACCAAGTCCTAAAGCAATTTTAGCCGTTTCACGACCTATACGTCCAAAGCCTACTATACCAATTGTCTTACCCCGTAACTCAATACCTTTAGCGTATGCTTTTTTAAGACCGGCAAAATTTGTTGATCCCTCCACAGGCATTTTACGATTGGCATCGAATAAGAAACGTACACCGTTAAGAAGATGTGCGAATACTAATTCAGCAACAGAAAGGGATGATGCAGCCGGTGTATTGATGACAGCTATACCTTTGCTGCGGGCATATTCCACATCAATATTATCCATTCCGACACCACCTCTGCCAATTACCTTGATATTCGGGCAGGCATCTATAAGGGCTTGTCTTACTTTAGTAGCACTACGTACCGTAATTGCATCGTAGTTATTCAGCTTTGCAGCCAGTTCCTCTTGCGGAATATGATTTGTATCTACCTCAAATCCGGCATCTTCCAATAATTTTTTTCCGATTGGATCGATTCCGTCATTTGCTAATATTTTCATCAGTACTAATTTATTTTATAAAAAGATGAAATCATCCTCTGTTTTCGTTACACCATATGGTCCGAAAAATCGGGATGATTTCATCCGTAATCTTATTATTTATACTTTTCTTCAAACTCCTGCATAGTATCTACTAATGCATTTACAGAGGAAATACTCAATGCATTATAGATAGAAGCACGGAAACCTCCTACTGAGCGGTGACCTTTCAGTCCGATATGACCACGCTCTTTAGCTAATTCCAGAAATTCACCTTCCAATTCAGGGTTATTCATAACGAAAGTAACATTCATTCGGGAACGATCTTCTACTTCTGCTGTACCTTTGAACAGTGAATTGCGGTCAATCTCATCATACAATGTACGTGCTTTAACAATATTTTCCTGTTCGATAACAGATATACCACCTTTAGCTTTCAACCAACGCAGATTGAGCATAGATACATAGATAGAATATACAGGAGGTGTGTTGTACATAGATCCACCTTTGATATGGCTGTCATAATCAAAGATACTTGGAAGAGTACGTCCTGTTTTACCTAAAAGGTCATCTTTAACGATAACAAGTGTAACACCTGCAGGCCCCATATTCTTTTGAGCTCCCGCATAGATAAGACCATAATCAGAAACATTGATCTCCCGACTTAAAATATCAGAAGACATATCAGCGACTACCGGTACAGCGGATTGAGGGATATCGAATACCTCTGTACCATAGATCGTATTATTAGTAGTATAATGGAAATAAGCAGCATCCGAAGGTACAGTAATGTTTTTCGGGATATAGGTATAGTTGCGGTCACTTGAAGAAGCTACCACCTCTACCTGTCCTATCTTCTTCGCTTCTTTAGCAGCTTTGGTTGCCCATACACCTGTATCGAAATAAGCAGCTTTTCCACCTTCAGGAAGAAGGTTTAACGGCACCATCGCAAACTGTGTACTTGCACCACCCTGCAGAAATAAAATTGAATACCCTTGTGGCACATTCAACAACTCACGAACTAAACGCTCAGTCTCCGAGATTACAGCTTCAAAATCTTTGGAACGGTGCGAAATTTCTAAAATTGATAATCCTGTGTTATTGAAATCGATAACAGCCTGTGCAGCTTCTTGAAAAACCTCCTTTGGCAAAATACATGGCCCTGCTCCAAAATTGTGTTTCATGGATATAAAATTTTAATTGATGATTTTGTAATGGAAGACAATCGTTTGCCTAATCCATTGCAAAGGTAGAACTATTTTTACAAATTTTTCACACATATTACACTTTTATTAAAAACGATTTAAGACATTTCCGCTATTGATATGAAATTACTACGTTTTTAACCCAATTGAATACAAATTATCACGAAGCAATATTACATCTTGTACTTTGCTAAAAATCACCCTCTTATCTTATGCAAACATCATTTATATATCATGATTTGTCTTACAGATACTATTTAGTCTAAATAATTCTTAAATTGACAGCTTTAAATTGAAAAGCATAATGAAAGTATACATATCCAGAAATGTACCACAGGAAGGATTGGATTATCTGAGCAAACATGGTCTGACCTCCACTGTCAATACGGAAAATAAAAAACTGACAAAAGAAGAACTGATAAAGGAGTGTCAGTCTGCAGATCTTTTATTAAATGTAGGCGGAGTACGTTTGGATCAACATTTTTTTGATAATTGTGCTCATCTTAAAGGCATTGCACTGGCTAGTGTAGGCTATGACCATGTGGATATGGATGCCGCCAGTAAGGCCGGGATTCCGGTAAGCAACACTCCTGATGTGCTCAGTGGAGCTACTGCAGATGTTGCATTCTTATTAATGCTGGCGGTGTCCAGAAAAGCTTTCTACAGAGCAAATGAAATCAGAGAGGGAAAGTGGAATGATTTTGAATTTACAAAAGACCTTGGAGTAGAGCTTAACGGAAAGACATTAGGTATCTATGGATTAGGCAGGATTGGTCTTGAACTTGCCCGTAAAGCACAGGCCGCATATGGCATGAAGATCATCTATCACAATCGCCATCCCAATGAAACAGCAAAGCGAGTGCTGAATGCCGAATATGTCAACTTTGATGAGCTCCTGACACAGAGTGATGTGCTGTCTGTACATGCCAATCTCAGTCCAGAGACACAATATCGTTTTAATAAGGAAACATTTGCCAGAATGAAAAATTCGGCCATTCTGATTAATACCGGTCGCGGCAAAATCGTTCATGAACAAGATCTGTATACTGCTCTGGTAAACGGAGATATATGGGGAGCCGGATTAGACGTCACAGATCCTGAACCCATGAAGGCAGACAGCCCCTTACTTACGCTTCCATCCGTATGCGTACTTCCGCATATCGGATCAGCTACCATCGAGACACGTACAAATATGATAAAAATGGCTGCAAATAATCTGATAGCAGCCTCTAAATCAAACCATATGCCCCAGATCGTTAACGTAGAAGTTTACAAAGCATAGAAAATCACCTGTCCAATGAAAAAACACTTAATATCTTTATAAAAAAACAGCCATTCAAATGAAATCAAAAATCTTCTCAATCTTACTATTAACTGTCATCAACAGTTTTTCTATTCTGACCTATGCTCAAAAAACAGAAACCTATCGTGTAGATGGATCAAAATCCTCTATTGTATGGAAAGGTGATAAAGTTAGCGGCTCACATACCGGAACAGTCGACCTGACTACCGGCACACTCGATTTTACCGGAAAAAAACTTACAGGTGGCGGTTTTGTGATCAACATGGCCAGCATTAAAGATGCCGACAAAAGTGCCGGACTTGAAAAACACCTGAAAGCAGACGATTTCTTTGGTGTAGAAAAATTCCCGACCGCTCATTTTATTATCAAAAAAGTGGAAGGTAGTGGCAGTAATGTAAATATTACAGGTAATCTGACTCTTAAAGGTGTTACACAATCCATCAGCTTTCCGGCAACTATCACCTGGAATAGTGATAAAACAATCAGTGCTACTGCTGATAAAATCACCGTGGACAGAACAAAATTTGGTATTCAATATAAATCAAAATCTATATTCGCAGATATAGGTGATAAGTTTATTTATGATGAATTCACATTATCGGTAAAGCTGCTTGCAAAAAAATAAACCTTTGACAGGAATTGCACCGCACACAACCAAAACAAAAAAATCCCCGTCTAATAACGGGGATTTTTTTATAACCTTAATATAAAGGTCAGTCTGCAAAACAAACTGATTAATTATTTGCTAAACTAGGTACGTTTACGACCTCATTTGTGTCCGCTTCATAGTCAATACCGTCAACATTGAAACCAAACAAATTAAAGAATTCATCACGGTATCCTTTGATATCACTGATGTCGCTAAGATTTTCGGTAGTGACCTTATCCCACAATTTAGCTACTTCTTCCTGTACATCTTCACGCATTTCCAGATCATCGATACGGATACGTCCTTTATCATCTGTAGGAATTGTACTGTCTAAGTATAATCTTTCTGCAAACAAACGCTGGATCTGTTCGATCGTTCCCTCGTGAATACCTTTTTCTTTCATCACTTTATATAACAATGAAATATAAAGAGGAACTACCGGAATCGCAGAGCTGGACTGTGTTACCAATGCTTTATTAACCGAGACATAAGAAATACCGTGCAGATCTTTCAACAAATCATTGATGACAGGCACTGTCGCTTCCAAATCGTCTTTAGCTTTTCCGATTGTACCGTTTCTATAAATAGGATACGTCAGCTTAGGGCCAATATAAGAATAAGCGACTGTCTTCACTCCTTCTGCCAATACTCCGGCAGCTTTCAGATCTTCAATCCAGAATTTCCAGTCTTCACCTCCCATTACAGCTACAGTATTTGCTATATCTTCTTCATTCTCTATAGGCTGAATAGAAATATCAGAAACTACACCTGTATGAAAATCAACAGTTTTATCTGTAAACGGCTGGCTGATAGGCTTCAACACTGAAGCATAACTAACACCATTTTTAGGATTCGTACGACGTGGAGATGCTAAAGAATACACAACCAGATCCACCTGACCCAGATCTCTCTTAATAAGGTCAATTACCTCTTTTTTGATTTCATCAGAGAATGCATCGCCATTGATACTTTTCGCATACAATCCGGCTTCTTTAGCTTCATTTTCAAAAGCAGCAGAATTGTACCAGCCTGCAGTACCTGGCTTACCTTCTGTAGCAGGTTTTTCAAAGAAAACGCCAATAGTAGCCGCTCCCGAACCAAAGGCAGCTGTAATACGGGATGCGATACCGAAGCCTGTAGAAGCACCTATTACTAATACTTTCTTAGGACCATCTGTGATAGTACCTTTCGATTTCACATATTCAATTTGATTTTTAATGTTTTGGGCAGCTCCTTGCGGATGCGAAGTCAAACATATAAATCCTCTCGTTCTTGGTTGTATGATCATGCGCTAACTTTTTACAGTTTTAATTTTGATATATGGTACAAAATAAACAATTTTCAATTTAAAAAAGAGATTTATTGTTACAATAAATGCGGGTCCGATCTTTTATCCACCAACTGAAATTCCTATTTTCGGACGCTCATATGCTTGTATAATTATCTAAATCAATACTATGCCGGACAAAATCAGGATATCTCCGATTTTTTTGGGAGTTATATCTTCCTTGTTTTTTGCTGCTACTTTTGTACTTAACAGAGCAATGTCTCTGGATGGCGGGCACTGGATCTGGTCTGCAGCCTTACGTTTTGTATGGATGCTCCCCTTACTGATGATCATTGTCGGTTTTCGTAAGGGCTTAAAGCTAACTTTTGCAGCGATTAAGGCAAATTTCTGGTCCTGGATCCTGTGGAGTACTGTCGGATTTGGAGTATTCTACAGTACACTGACTTTCGGAGCCAAGTTTGGCCCCTCCTGGTTGGTTGCCAGTACTTTCGAGACCACTATTATATTCGGAATGCTGTTGGCTCCTCTGCTCAGCCCCCGTGCAGCAAACCAGATTTCTAAAGGATCGCTGACATTTTCAGCCCTTATTATTCTGGGAATTGTTATTATGCAGATCAGTCAGGCTAAATTCACCAGCTGGGCTGATATTGCAATGGGTACTATTCCCGTCCTGATCTCAGCAATCGCTTATCCGCTCGGAAACCGCAAGATGATGATGGTCACTGACGGAAAGTTAGACGCTTATCAAAGAACTCTGGGTATGACCATCTGCAGTATGCCTTTTTGGATTATCCTGTGTTCCTTTGCCTATCATCAGGACGGGCTACCTTCTTCCGGACAGTTTACACAGACTTTTATAGTAGCTTTGTCTTCAGGTGTCATTGCTACTGTTTTGTTTTTTACAGCGACAGACCGCGTACGCAATAGTCCGCATAAGCTTGCAGCTGTAGAGGCAACCCAGTCGATGGAAGTTATCTTTGCTTTGATTGGCGAACTGCTGATTCTTCATGGCGCATTTCCGGACATGTATTCATTAGCCGGAATAGTATTAGTGATAGCAGGCATGATCTTACATAGTCGGCATACAACATAATTATCCGTATAAAAGGACTTAAAATATAGTTTACAACAATTCTGACAAATCCAATAACCAAAAAATAAATGGAACAGACCTACACCCTGAAGAGAACAAACTCAGACAACCTGGATTTTCAAAAATTGGTACTTGAACTTGATAAAGACTTAGCCATTAAAAACGGAGAAACAAATACTTTCTTTGCTCGGTACAATAAAATTGACTTAATCCGGCATGTAGTGGTTGCTTACGAAGCGGATAGAGTCATTGGTTGCGGAGCAATAAAAGAGTATGGAAATGGTATAATGGAAGTTAAAAGGATGTTTGTACCTGTTGAGATGCGAGGGAAAGGGATTGCAGGTAAAATATTGAATGAATTGCAAGTTTGGGCAAAAGAACTGGGCTATGGCAAATGTATTCTGGAGACAGGCGACAAAATGATAGAGGCTATTGGTTTGTATAAGAAACACCGCTTTAAAATAATTCCCAACTATGGACAATATGCAAATATGGAGAGCAGTGTTTGTTTCGAAAAAGAAATTTAATCACGGCAAAC
Proteins encoded in this region:
- the lysA gene encoding diaminopimelate decarboxylase — encoded protein: MFSTKQLASFEHQETPFYYYDMSLLERTLDACAAAAGKRGFHVHYALKANFNDRILQLIQAKGFGADCVSGNEVKKSIETGFKADKITFAGVGKSDKEIRYALAHEIFAFNVESIEEMEVINALAGETGQIANVSLRINPNVDAQTHHYITTGLDENKFGIPNSELEKSAAILRESKHLNLVGLHFHIGSQIVDLNVFKSLCVKVNEWKNWFEERGTTIKVLNVGGGLGVDYKDPDGNPVTDFEAYFDIFDRFLERNSHQEVHFELGRALVAQCGSLLSRVLYTKSGIKKNFLILDAGMTELMRPALYQAYHKIERVGESDQEEINYDVVGPICESSDCFGKEVPLPVSKRGDLIAIRTAGAYGEVMSSHYNLREEIRYVYSDEIV
- a CDS encoding aspartate kinase, translated to MKILKFGGTSVGSAARIKGLLEIVNPSERQIVVLSAVAGTTNALVEISQAYLVGKKDEAKQLIKQHKDKYESLIKELFTTDQGYKNGKDLIDYHFDFIGSLSNEHFTPIEEKVVLAQGELISTALFHFHLNEIGVPSVLLPALDFMKIDEDNEPMVSYIGEKLNALLAKYPDNTLFITQGFICRNSFGEIDNLRRGGSDYTASLIGAAIQADEVQIWTDIDGMHNNDPRVVKNTTPIAHLSFNEAAELAYFGAKILHPQSVFPAQKYNVPVRVLNTMDPKAAGTLISKDGAQKGIIRAIAAKDNITAIHIHSSRMLLAYGFLRKVFEIFERYKTPIDMITTSEVAVSLSIDDTTHLADIIKEVEDFGTVSADENQTIVCVVGDFGQNTHGYAARVLDAVKHLPIRMISYGGSDYNVSILMDSEYKTEALRSLHNRLF
- a CDS encoding D-2-hydroxyacid dehydrogenase, which gives rise to MKILANDGIDPIGKKLLEDAGFEVDTNHIPQEELAAKLNNYDAITVRSATKVRQALIDACPNIKVIGRGGVGMDNIDVEYARSKGIAVINTPAASSLSVAELVFAHLLNGVRFLFDANRKMPVEGSTNFAGLKKAYAKGIELRGKTIGIVGFGRIGRETAKIALGLGMDVVFSDLYDGPASLELSLSGGIKVEVPVKQVGLQELFSVSDFISLHVPFTDRPVIGKEEFALLKDGVALVNASRGGVIDELALIEALDSGKVSFAALDVFDDEPAPRAGILQHAKISLTPHIGAATNEAQERIGEELATLIIQQLKK
- the serC gene encoding 3-phosphoserine/phosphohydroxythreonine transaminase codes for the protein MKHNFGAGPCILPKEVFQEAAQAVIDFNNTGLSILEISHRSKDFEAVISETERLVRELLNVPQGYSILFLQGGASTQFAMVPLNLLPEGGKAAYFDTGVWATKAAKEAKKIGQVEVVASSSDRNYTYIPKNITVPSDAAYFHYTTNNTIYGTEVFDIPQSAVPVVADMSSDILSREINVSDYGLIYAGAQKNMGPAGVTLVIVKDDLLGKTGRTLPSIFDYDSHIKGGSMYNTPPVYSIYVSMLNLRWLKAKGGISVIEQENIVKARTLYDEIDRNSLFKGTAEVEDRSRMNVTFVMNNPELEGEFLELAKERGHIGLKGHRSVGGFRASIYNALSISSVNALVDTMQEFEEKYK
- a CDS encoding 2-hydroxyacid dehydrogenase, which translates into the protein MKVYISRNVPQEGLDYLSKHGLTSTVNTENKKLTKEELIKECQSADLLLNVGGVRLDQHFFDNCAHLKGIALASVGYDHVDMDAASKAGIPVSNTPDVLSGATADVAFLLMLAVSRKAFYRANEIREGKWNDFEFTKDLGVELNGKTLGIYGLGRIGLELARKAQAAYGMKIIYHNRHPNETAKRVLNAEYVNFDELLTQSDVLSVHANLSPETQYRFNKETFARMKNSAILINTGRGKIVHEQDLYTALVNGDIWGAGLDVTDPEPMKADSPLLTLPSVCVLPHIGSATIETRTNMIKMAANNLIAASKSNHMPQIVNVEVYKA
- a CDS encoding YceI family protein — translated: MKSKIFSILLLTVINSFSILTYAQKTETYRVDGSKSSIVWKGDKVSGSHTGTVDLTTGTLDFTGKKLTGGGFVINMASIKDADKSAGLEKHLKADDFFGVEKFPTAHFIIKKVEGSGSNVNITGNLTLKGVTQSISFPATITWNSDKTISATADKITVDRTKFGIQYKSKSIFADIGDKFIYDEFTLSVKLLAKK
- the fabV gene encoding enoyl-ACP reductase FabV, whose amino-acid sequence is MIIQPRTRGFICLTSHPQGAAQNIKNQIEYVKSKGTITDGPKKVLVIGASTGFGIASRITAAFGSGAATIGVFFEKPATEGKPGTAGWYNSAAFENEAKEAGLYAKSINGDAFSDEIKKEVIDLIKRDLGQVDLVVYSLASPRRTNPKNGVSYASVLKPISQPFTDKTVDFHTGVVSDISIQPIENEEDIANTVAVMGGEDWKFWIEDLKAAGVLAEGVKTVAYSYIGPKLTYPIYRNGTIGKAKDDLEATVPVINDLLKDLHGISYVSVNKALVTQSSSAIPVVPLYISLLYKVMKEKGIHEGTIEQIQRLFAERLYLDSTIPTDDKGRIRIDDLEMREDVQEEVAKLWDKVTTENLSDISDIKGYRDEFFNLFGFNVDGIDYEADTNEVVNVPSLANN
- a CDS encoding DMT family transporter codes for the protein MPDKIRISPIFLGVISSLFFAATFVLNRAMSLDGGHWIWSAALRFVWMLPLLMIIVGFRKGLKLTFAAIKANFWSWILWSTVGFGVFYSTLTFGAKFGPSWLVASTFETTIIFGMLLAPLLSPRAANQISKGSLTFSALIILGIVIMQISQAKFTSWADIAMGTIPVLISAIAYPLGNRKMMMVTDGKLDAYQRTLGMTICSMPFWIILCSFAYHQDGLPSSGQFTQTFIVALSSGVIATVLFFTATDRVRNSPHKLAAVEATQSMEVIFALIGELLILHGAFPDMYSLAGIVLVIAGMILHSRHTT
- a CDS encoding GNAT family N-acetyltransferase, producing the protein MEQTYTLKRTNSDNLDFQKLVLELDKDLAIKNGETNTFFARYNKIDLIRHVVVAYEADRVIGCGAIKEYGNGIMEVKRMFVPVEMRGKGIAGKILNELQVWAKELGYGKCILETGDKMIEAIGLYKKHRFKIIPNYGQYANMESSVCFEKEI